The Streptomyces sp. NBC_01255 genome window below encodes:
- a CDS encoding sirohydrochlorin chelatase, with protein MSSPTGPASGLPVRMPRPRQSGRHRRPEPAAAPEGAPALVLAVPGAPSAAIRSLAEEVVSIARSELPGLEAVIGFLDGDDTEYPALATVLTAVDALRTQRYQLAVAAGREVAAPAGPAAVVVPLLAGPDSALMRQVRQAVMDSGNTAELTEVLGPHPLLAEALHVRLSEAGLARADRARLFTVATAADGIILATVGGEEAVQAAGITGMLLAARLAVPVMAAALDQEGSIASIAEQLRGSGSAQLALAPYLIGPELAEGLLDEASKEAGCAAAEPLGAYPAIGKLVLSQYASALGIPPQQPQGPPSL; from the coding sequence ATGAGCTCCCCCACTGGGCCTGCTTCCGGCCTGCCTGTACGAATGCCTCGACCCCGCCAGTCCGGGCGTCACCGCCGCCCCGAACCCGCGGCGGCGCCCGAGGGCGCTCCCGCGCTGGTTCTCGCCGTTCCCGGTGCGCCGTCGGCCGCCATACGCTCGCTGGCCGAAGAGGTCGTGAGCATCGCCCGCTCGGAGCTGCCCGGCCTGGAGGCCGTGATCGGTTTCCTGGACGGCGACGACACCGAGTACCCCGCGCTCGCGACCGTGCTCACGGCCGTGGACGCGCTCCGCACCCAGCGGTACCAGCTGGCCGTGGCCGCCGGCCGTGAGGTCGCCGCCCCGGCCGGTCCCGCCGCGGTCGTGGTCCCGCTGCTCGCGGGCCCGGACAGCGCCCTGATGCGCCAGGTGCGCCAGGCCGTCATGGACAGCGGCAACACCGCCGAGCTGACCGAGGTCCTCGGTCCGCACCCGCTGCTCGCCGAGGCGCTGCACGTGCGGCTGTCCGAGGCGGGGCTCGCCCGTGCCGACCGCGCCCGGCTGTTCACGGTGGCGACGGCCGCCGACGGCATCATCCTGGCCACGGTCGGCGGCGAGGAGGCCGTGCAGGCCGCCGGGATCACCGGAATGCTGCTCGCCGCGCGCCTCGCGGTGCCGGTGATGGCCGCCGCGCTCGACCAGGAGGGTTCGATCGCCTCCATCGCCGAGCAGCTGCGCGGCTCGGGTTCGGCCCAGCTGGCCCTCGCGCCGTACCTGATCGGCCCGGAGCTGGCCGAGGGTCTGCTCGACGAGGCCTCGAAGGAGGCCGGGTGCGCCGCCGCCGAGCCGCTGGGGGCCTACCCGGCGATCGGCAAGCTGGTGCTCTCGCAGTACGCCTCGGCGCTGGGGATCCCGCCGCAGCAGCCGCAGGGCCCGCCGTCGCTCTGA